Within the Polymorphobacter megasporae genome, the region CGCGTCGCCGCGGAGCCTGATCCTGCTCGACGCCACGCTCGAGGGGAACGTTCCGCAGATCGAGGCAAACATCGTGTCGCTCGGCTTCCGGCTGCGCGACATCCGTATCCTGCTCAACAGCCACGCGCATTTCGACCACGCAGCCGGGCTTGCCCGCCTCAAGCGCGATACCGGTGCCACGATGCTGGCCAGCGCGGGCGACCGCGGCGCGCTAGAAAGCGGTGTCCCGCCGAGCGTGGTGGACTACGGCGTCGTCGCGTTCCCGCCGGTGAAGATCGACCGGGTCCTGGTCGACGGCGAGCCCGTCCGCCTCGGCGACCTCGCGATGACCCCTATCGTTACGCCCGGCCACACGCCGGGGTGCACGACATGGACGATGACTGCCATCGAACGCGGGCGGCCGTTGCGCGTCGTCTTCGCGTGCAGCCTGACCGTCGCCGGAAACGCGCTTGTCGACAACACCGGCTATCCGGGGATCGTCGCCGACTTCCGTCGATCGTTCGTCCGCCTCGCCGCGCTCAAGGCAGACGTCGTCCTGCCTGCGCATCCGGATATCGCCGATGTACTGGAACGCCGCGCCCGTCGCGACGCCGGCGATGTCGATGCCTTTATCGCGCCGGAAAGCCTTGGGCACATCGTCGCCGACGCATCCATGGCTTTCGATGTCGAACTGGCTCGCCAGACCGCTGCGGCCCGGCGAAGCGGGATCAGCCGGTGATTTCGGTCTGCGCGAAGAAATAGGCGATTTCGATCGCGGCATTTTCGGCGCTGTCCGAACCGTGGACGGTGTTCGCCTCGATGCTCTCGGCGTGAACCTTGCGGATCGTGCCCTCGGCGGCATTTGCCGGGTTGGTCGCACCCATGATGTCGCGATAAGCGAGGACGGCGTTGTCGCCTTCGAGGACCTGGACGACGACCGGGCCGGAAATCATGAAGGCGACGAGTTCGCCGAAAAAGCCGCGCTCGCGGTGGACGGCGTAAAAGCCCTCGGCCTGCGCCTGGGTCAGCTGGAGGCGCTTCTGCGCGACGATCCGCAGGCCGGCGGCCTCGATCATCGCGTTGACTGCGCCGGTCAGGTTGCGGCGCGTGGCGTCGGGCTTGACGATCGAAAACGTGCGTTCGGTGGCCATTGGGTCTCCGGGAGAGTTAATTATTTCGGGGAAAGCGCCGCCGCCATATCGGCGCGAAGCCGAAATGGCAAGTTAGGCGGCTTTTTCCCAGCCGCCGCGCTCGGTTTCGCGCCAGTACACCGGGGTGACGCCATCGAGCTCGCGGATCGCCTTCCAGTGGTGCCGGGCAAGCCCGAGCGCGGCGTCGTCGGCACCGTCGAACAGATAGAGCGCGCGGCGGAAGGCAGTCAGTTCGCCGGGCATGACCCCGTCGATCACGACGAGCAGGTCGGCATCGTTCGCCGCGCCCTCTCCAGCGTCGCCGCCCGTCAGGAGAATCGGCTGCGCGGCGGCGTACGGACCATCGACCGCGTGCGGCAGAAACGATGCTGGATCGTAGGTCCATAGCGCGGCGTCGAGCCGCGCGAGTAAGGCCGGGTCGGCTGCGCGGATCACCGCTCGATACCCCGCCGCGACCGCTTTTTCGAGCAGGCGCGGCAGGACGGCATCGAGCGGTTTCGCCGCGAGCTGGTAGAAATTGACGTCGGTCATTTCGAGCGGCGGTTCACCCCTCGAAATTATCCGCGACGAACTTCTCGAGCAGGCGCACGCCGTATCCGGTCGCGCCCTTCGGTGCCAGCGGACCGTCCTTTGCCGTCCACGCCATGCCGGCGATGTCGAGGTGTGCCCATTTGACCCCCGGCTTGATGAAGCGTGCGATGAACTGCGCGGCGGTGATCGAGCCGCCTTCGCGCGGGCCGACGTTCTTCATGTCGGCGATCGGCGAATCGATAAGCTTGTCGTACTCGGCGCCGAGCGGCATCCGCCACAGCCGGTCGCCGGTCGCCGCGCCCGCCGCGATCAGCTGGGCCGCGAGCGCGTCGTCGTTGGCAAAAATCCCGGCCTGCTCGTGGCCGAGGCTGACGACCATCGCGCCGGTCAGCGTTGCGAGATCGACGACGACCTCGGGCTTGAACTGCTCCTGCGCCCACCAGATCACGTCGCACAGCACCAGCCGTCCCTCGGCGTCGGTGTTGATCACCTCGATCGTCTGCCCCGACATGCTGGTAACGACGTCGCCCGGACGCTGTGCCTTGCCGTCGGGCATGTTCTCCACGAGCCCGCAGACGCCGATGACGTTGACCTTGGCGTTACGCGCCGCGAGCGCGTGCAGCGCGCCGGTGACCGCGCCCGCTCCGCCCATGTCCCACTTCATGTCTTCCATGCCCGCGGCGGGCTTGATCGATATGCCGCCGGTGTCGAAGGTCACGCCCTTGCCGACGAGGACCACCGGCACCGCATCGCCGCCGCCGTTCCAGCGCATGACGAGAATCTTTGCCTCGCGGTCCGAACCGAGGCTGACGCCGAGCAGCGCGCCCATGCCGAGCCGGGTCATCTCGGCCTCGCCGAGGACCTCGATCGCCAATCCCGGGGGAGCGACCGCAGCGGCGCGCTCGACGAAACTTTCGGGGTAGATGATGTTCGCCGGCTCGGACACGAGGTCGCGGGTCAACGCGACTCCGGCGGCAATCGCGGCGAGGTTGGCGTGTGCGCTGTCGTCGGCGCCGACGATCGTGATCGCCTCGAGCGTCGCCTTCTGCGAGGCTTTCATCGTCGTGTGGTACTTGTCGAAGCGGTAGGCACGAAGCGTCGCGCCGTGGGCGAGCCGCGCAGCGGCTTCGGCGAGCGGCAGGCCGACTCCCTCGAGCCCGGTCAGGTCGACGGTGACGCTCTTCTCGCCGCTGGTGATGAGCTTGGCGGCGATCGCCCCGCCGATTTTCTCGAATGCGGCGGCGTCGGCAGCCTCGGCCTTGCCGAGCCCGACGACGATGACGCGCGTCGCGGTCGAATTGGCGGGAGCGAAAATCTCGACGACGCTGGCGGCATCGCCGTCGAAGCGAGCTGCAGACATGGCACGCGCGATCTGGCCGCCGGTGACACCGTCGAGCGCGAGCGCCGCACCCGACAGCGGAGCGTCCTTGGCAGCGACGACGGCGAGCGCGCCCATCATGTCGGCAGAAACAGTCGCGGCGTAATTGATGAGCATGGTTGTCCTCAAGTCAGGCGGCGGGTCGGGCCCGTGAGCATTAAGCCCGACCCCGGTCACAACGCAAACCTTGTGGGGCCGCCTTGCGACCTTTGCACCCCCACCGTATGGACCCGAGGTCGCCGCCCGTGATCGCGAAAGTAAAGCTTGCCCCTCCGCTCTGCCCTGCTCGCCGGTCTGGCCTTTCCGACGATCGCCTTCGCCCAGGGGACTGTGGCGGGGGCCCCGGCGACAGCGACGCTTGCGCCCCCGGAGGCTGCCACGCCGTTTTTGGCCGCACCGCCATCGGCCGCACCCGTAACCGGTGAGAAATCGACCTTGCTCGATGGCTC harbors:
- the bla gene encoding subclass B3 metallo-beta-lactamase, yielding MRRCWALLALLLAGFSKAPDAPAWSEPTPPFRIVGNIYYVGTKGLAAYLIASPRSLILLDATLEGNVPQIEANIVSLGFRLRDIRILLNSHAHFDHAAGLARLKRDTGATMLASAGDRGALESGVPPSVVDYGVVAFPPVKIDRVLVDGEPVRLGDLAMTPIVTPGHTPGCTTWTMTAIERGRPLRVVFACSLTVAGNALVDNTGYPGIVADFRRSFVRLAALKADVVLPAHPDIADVLERRARRDAGDVDAFIAPESLGHIVADASMAFDVELARQTAAARRSGISR
- the ndk gene encoding nucleoside-diphosphate kinase — protein: MATERTFSIVKPDATRRNLTGAVNAMIEAAGLRIVAQKRLQLTQAQAEGFYAVHRERGFFGELVAFMISGPVVVQVLEGDNAVLAYRDIMGATNPANAAEGTIRKVHAESIEANTVHGSDSAENAAIEIAYFFAQTEITG
- a CDS encoding DNA polymerase III subunit chi — encoded protein: MTDVNFYQLAAKPLDAVLPRLLEKAVAAGYRAVIRAADPALLARLDAALWTYDPASFLPHAVDGPYAAAQPILLTGGDAGEGAANDADLLVVIDGVMPGELTAFRRALYLFDGADDAALGLARHHWKAIRELDGVTPVYWRETERGGWEKAA
- a CDS encoding leucyl aminopeptidase encodes the protein MLINYAATVSADMMGALAVVAAKDAPLSGAALALDGVTGGQIARAMSAARFDGDAASVVEIFAPANSTATRVIVVGLGKAEAADAAAFEKIGGAIAAKLITSGEKSVTVDLTGLEGVGLPLAEAAARLAHGATLRAYRFDKYHTTMKASQKATLEAITIVGADDSAHANLAAIAAGVALTRDLVSEPANIIYPESFVERAAAVAPPGLAIEVLGEAEMTRLGMGALLGVSLGSDREAKILVMRWNGGGDAVPVVLVGKGVTFDTGGISIKPAAGMEDMKWDMGGAGAVTGALHALAARNAKVNVIGVCGLVENMPDGKAQRPGDVVTSMSGQTIEVINTDAEGRLVLCDVIWWAQEQFKPEVVVDLATLTGAMVVSLGHEQAGIFANDDALAAQLIAAGAATGDRLWRMPLGAEYDKLIDSPIADMKNVGPREGGSITAAQFIARFIKPGVKWAHLDIAGMAWTAKDGPLAPKGATGYGVRLLEKFVADNFEG